In a genomic window of Saccharomyces paradoxus chromosome X, complete sequence:
- the RPB4 gene encoding DNA-directed RNA polymerase II subunit RPB4 (RNA polymerase II subunit B32~similar to YJL140W) encodes MNVSTSTFQTRRRRLKKVEEEENAATLQLGQEFQLKQLNHQGEEEELIALNLSEARLVIKEALIERRRAFKRSQKKHKKKHLKHENANDETTAVEEEDDDLDEDDVNAGDDDFMHSETREKELESIDVLLEQTTGGNNKDLKNTMQYLTNFSRFRDQETVGAVIQLLKSTGLHPFEVAQLGSLACDTADEAKTLIPSLNNKISDDELERILKELSNLETLY; translated from the coding sequence ATGAATGTTTCTACATCAACTTTTCAAACAAGACGGAGAAGATTGAAGAAAgtagaggaagaagaaaatgcgGCTACTCTCCAACTAGGCCAGGAATTCCAACTGAAACAGTTAAACCATCAGggtgaagaggaagaattGATTGCCTTGAACCTAAGTGAAGCCAGGTTAGTTATCAAAGAAGCTCTAATAGAACGTAGGAGAGCATTTAAAAGATCACAAAAGAAacacaagaagaagcactTGAAGCATGAAAACGCCAATGATGAAACTACGGCTGTagaggaggaagatgatgatctggatgaagatgacgtTAATGctggtgatgatgattttaTGCATTCTGAAACTAGAGAAAAGGAATTGGAGTCTATCGACGTTCTGTTAGAACAGACCACGGGaggaaataataaagatttgaaaaacacCATGCAGTATTTGACAAATTTCTCCCGATTTAGAGACCAAGAAACCGTCGGGGCGGTTATACAGCTTCTGAAAAGCACTGGGTTACATCCGTTTGAAGTGGCGCAGTTAGGTTCTTTGGCCTGTGACACAGCCGATGAAGCAAAGACTTTGATTCCGAGTTTgaacaataaaatatctgACGATGAGTTAGAAAGGATATTAAAGGAATTGTCAAACTTAGAAACGCTCTATTAA
- the YUR1 gene encoding mannosyltransferase YUR1 (Mannosyltransferase involved in protein N-glycosylation~similar to YJL139C), with protein MAKRGLLYILGVFLPIWTFMIYIFGKELFLIRKYHKIDSSYCTLSRRVKEQYDSSRRRNYFPEVKLSRNSYDDYTLNYTRQNDFGPFYSRENATILMLVRNSELEGALDSMRSLEDRFNNKYHYDWTFLNDVPFDQDFIEATTAMASGKTQYALIPPEDWNRPKWINETFFEERLRTMEDEGVLYGGSKSYRNMCRFNSGFFFRQPILDNYDYYFRVEPNVEYYCDFPYDPFRIMRLKAKKYGFVISLYEYEETIPTLWDAVEEYLVTNEEMILRKEDSAYAFLTDSGLVGKHYPVVEANSNYNLCHFWSNFEIGDLNFFRSDEYKKFFETLDAKGGFYYERWGDAPVHSIGVSLLLRPEEIIHFDELGYFHSPFGTCPASYAIRLDQRCRCKSHDESVIDITPHSCLMRWWKNGSGKYFLKEEQHQV; from the coding sequence ATGGCAAAAAGAGGCTTGTTGTACATCCTTGGCGTATTCTTACCGATATGGACCTTTATGATCTATATTTTTGGTAAAGAGTTATTTCTCATACGAAAATACCATAAGATTGACAGCTCTTATTGTACCCTTTCTCGAAGAGTAAAAGAACAATATGATTCAAgtcgaagaagaaactaCTTCCCCGAGGTAAAACTTTCCCGCAATAGCTACGACGACTACACGTTAAACTATACAAGACAAAATGATTTTGGTCCTTTTTACTCACGGGAAAATGCAACAATTTTAATGCTAGTGAGAAATTCAGAATTAGAAGGGGCATTAGATTCAATGAGGTCATTGGAAGACAGATTTAATAACAAATATCACTATGATTGGACTTTCCTGAATGATGTTCCCTTCGACCAAGACTTCATTGAAGCCACGACGGCAATGGCAAGTGGGAAGACCCAATACGCCTTAATTCCACCAGAAGACTGGAATCGGCCGAAATGGATTAACGAAAcattctttgaagaaagacTACGAACGATGGAGGACGAAGGGGTCTTATATGGGGGATCCAAGTCATACAGAAACATGTGTCGATTCAATtctggtttttttttcaggcAGCCAATACTGGATAACTATGATTACTACTTTAGGGTGGAACCCAATGTTGAATATTATTGCGATTTCCCATACGACCCGTTCAGGATTATGAGATTGAAGGCCAAAAAATACGGATTTGTCATTTCGTTATATGAATATGAGGAGACCATACCAACTTTATGGGATGCAGTAGAGGAGTATCTAGTAACTAACGAAGAGATGATTTTACGTAAAGAGGACAGTGCATATGCTTTTTTAACTGATTCAGGATTGGTCGGTAAGCACTACCCCGTTGTTGAAGCAAACTCTAACTACAATTTATGCCATTTTTGGTCGAATTTTGAGATTGGCGActtgaatttcttcagaAGTGACGAatacaagaaatttttcgaAACTTTAGACGCCAAGGGCGGATTTTATTACGAGAGATGGGGTGACGCTCCTGTGCATTCAATTGGTGTCTCCCTACTGCTGAGACCTgaagaaataattcatTTTGATGAACTTGGCTACTTCCACTCACCATTCGGTACCTGTCCGGCATCGTACGCCATTAGGCTCGATCAGAGGTGCAGATGCAAAAGCCATGATGAGAGTGTCATAGACATAACCCCCCATAGCTGCTTGATGAGATGGTGGAAAAACGGTAGTGGCAAATATTTCCTGAAAGAAGAGCAACACCAGGTTTAA
- the TIM17 gene encoding protein transporter TIM17 (Essential component of the TIM23 complex~similar to YJL143W) yields MSADHSRDPCPIVILNDFGGAFAMGAIGGVVWHGIKGFRNSPLGERGSGAVSAIKARAPVLGGNFGVWGGLFSTFDCAVKAVRKREDPWNAIIAGFFTGGALAVRGGWRHTRNSSITCACLLGVIEGVGLMFQRYAAWQAKPMAPPLPEAPPSQPLQA; encoded by the coding sequence ATGTCAGCCGATCATTCGAGAGATCCATGTCCTATAGTCATATTAAACGATTTTGGTGGTGCCTTTGCCATGGGTGCTATTGGTGGTGTTGTTTGGCATGGGATTAAAGGTTTTAGAAATTCGCCATTAGGTGAACGTGGTTCAGGAGCTGTGAGCGCGATCAAAGCGCGTGCTCCTGTGCTGGGTGGTAACTTTGGTGTTTGGGGTGGTTTGTTTTCTACGTTTGATTGCGCTGTGAAAGCCGTCAGAAAGAGAGAAGATCCATGGAATGCTATCATTGCAGGGTTTTTCACTGGTGGCGCTTTGGCTGTGAGAGGTGGTTGGAGACATACAAGGAACAGTTCTATCACATGTGCTTGTTTGTTGGGTGTGATTGAAGGTGTGGGGCTAATGTTCCAGAGATATGCTGCTTGGCAAGCTAAGCCTATGGCTCCTCCTTTGCCTGAGGCTCCTCCCTCTCAACCTCTACAGGCTTAA
- the ROQ1 gene encoding Roq1p (Cytoplasmic hydrophilin essential in desiccation-rehydration process~similar to YJL144W), with the protein MLRKGTSTIYRTHKKTNSSILRSQRDQTKVDSLVEESPMGDFGIHNQPTQPGVIYYFVELTNLGIQENTSSNNNNNNNHSDDENGGRYGHGSSLGGDVHSHRCSST; encoded by the coding sequence atgTTAAGGAAGGGAACTTCAACAATATATAGGACACACAAAAAAACCAATAGCAGCATACTCAGGAGCCAGCGAGACCAGACTAAGGTGGATTCGTTGGTAGAAGAATCTCCCATGGGTGATTTTGGGATCCATAACCAGCCTACACAGCCTGGGGTGATATACTACTTTGTTGAACTGACTAATTTAGGCATACAGGAGAACACAAGcagcaataacaataacaataacaaccATAGCGACGATGAAAACGGTGGTCGATACGGCCACGGTAGCAGTTTAGGTGGAGATGTCCATTCTCACCGTTGTTCATCTACTTAA
- the YAK1 gene encoding serine/threonine protein kinase YAK1 (Serine-threonine protein kinase~similar to YJL141C), which translates to MNSSNNNDSSSTNSNMNNSLSPTLVTHSDASMGSGRASPDDRHSGRSIWNPSYVNQGSQRPPQQQQQQQQQQQQQQQNSQFFFVNPWNEEKVTNSQQNLVYPPQYDDLNSNESLDAYRRRKSSLVVPPARAPAPNPFQYDSYPAYTNSNTNLAGSTSGQYPSGYQQQQQHAYQQGAIPSSQFGSRFVPSLYDRQEFQRRQSLAATNYSSNFSSLNSNANQGTNSIPVMSPYRRLSAYPPSTSPPLQPPFKQLRRDEVQAQKLSIPQMQPCNSKNDLQPVLNATPKFRRASLNSKTISPLVSVTKSLITTYSLCSPEFTYQTSKNPKRVLTKPSEGKCNNGFDNINSDYILYVNDVLGVEQNRKYLVLDILGQGTFGQVVKCQNLLTKEILAVKVVKSRTEYLTQSITEAKILELLNQKIDPANKHHFLRMHDSFVHKNHLCLVFELLSNNLYELLKQNKFHGLSIQLIRTFTTQILDSLCVLKESKLIHCDLKPENILLCAPDKPELKIIDFGSSCEEARTVYTYIQSRFYRAPEIILGIPYSTSIDMWSLGCIVAELFLGIPIFPGASEYNQLTRIIDTLGYPPSWMIDMGKNSGKFMKKLTPEESAASTQKHRMKTIEEFCREYNIVEKPSKQYFKWKRLPDIIRNYRYPKSIQNSQELIDQEMQSRECLIHFLSGVLNLNPLERWTPQQAMLHPFITKQEFTGEWFPPGSSLPGPSEKHDNTKGRQNDHRSTRDSKNNANRNYVYNSSSATGGTDSVDIGAISKRKENVSSDIPNDYAVTHSVQEGPTSAFNKLHIVEE; encoded by the coding sequence ATGAATTCATCCAATAATAACGACTCGTCTAGCACCAATAGCAATATGAATAACTCTCTGAGCCCGACCCTAGTTACCCACAGTGATGCTAGTATGGGCTCGGGTAGAGCAAGCCCGGACGATAGGCATTCTGGAAGAAGTATATGGAACCCATCATACGTGAATCAAGGTTCTCAAAGACCTccacagcagcagcagcagcagcagcagcagcagcaacagcaacaacaaaattcccaatttttttttgttaacCCTTGGAATGAGGAAAAAGTAACTAATTCTCAACAAAACCTGGTGTATCCCCCACAATACGATGATTTAAACAGTAATGAAAGTTTAGATGCATACAGACGACGTAAATCTAGTCTTGTTGTACCCCCGGCCAGGGCGCCTGCCCCGAATCCTTTCCAGTACGACAGCTATCCCGCTTACACGAACTCTAATACGAATCTAGCAGGAAGTACCAGTGGCCAGTATCCTTCCGGTTatcaacagcagcaacaacatGCATACCAGCAGGGCGCTATCCCTTCTTCCCAGTTTGGATCTAGGTTCGTGCCCTCTCTTTATGATCGTCAAGAGTTTCAAAGAAGGCAGAGTCTAGCTGCAACAAATTATTCgtccaatttttcttcgctCAATTCAAATGCTAATCAAGGAACAAACTCCATACCAGTCATGTCACCTTACAGGAGGCTCAGTGCGTATCCTCCGAGTACAAGTCCCCCATTACAGCCCCCTTTTAAGCAGTTACGAAGAGATGAGGTACAAGCTCAAAAATTATCTATTCCTCAGATGCAACCTTGCAATTCTAAAAACGATCTTCAACCCGTCTTAAATGCTACTCCAAAGTTTAGACGTGCGTCACTTAATTCTAAGACAATATCCCCCTTAGTTAGTGTCACAAAAAGCCTGATTACTACATATTCCTTATGCTCTCCCGAATTTACCTATCAAACGTCTAAAAACCCTAAGAGAGTACTCACGAAACCCAGCGAGGGAAAATGTAACAACGGATTTGACAACATAAACAGTGACTATATTCTCTATGTAAATGACGTTTTGGGTGTAGAACAGAACAGAAAGTACCTCGTGCTTGACATTTTAGGTCAAGGTACATTCGGCCAAGTGGTCAAGTGTCAAAATTTGCTGACCAAGGAAATATTGGCTGTAAAAGTAGTTAAATCGAGAACAGAGTATTTGACCCAAAGTATAACGGAAGCCAAAATTTTAGAGTTGCTGAACCAAAAGATAGACCCAGCTAACAAACACCATTTTTTAAGAATGCATGACTCCTTTGTCCACAAGAACCACTTATGTTTGGTGTTTGAGTTGCTAAGCAATAATTTGTATGAGTTGttaaaacaaaacaaatttcATGGACTGTCTATACAACTCATCAGAACATTTACCACCCAAATATTAGATTCGTTATGCGTTTTGAAGGAAAGTAAACTGATTCATTGCGATTTGAAGCCAGAGAATATTTTACTCTGCGCACCGGATAAACCGGAATTGAAAATTATCGATTTCGGTTCATCTTGCGAAGAGGCAAGAACCGTTTATACATATATCCAATCCAGGTTTTATCGAGCTCCTGAGATTATACTAGGCATCCCTTATTCGACCAGTATTGACATGTGGTCCTTGGGTTGCATTGTTGCTGAATTGTTCTTGGGTATACCGATTTTTCCAGGTGCTTCTGAATATAATCAATTAACAAGGATAATAGACACGCTTGGATATCCTCCATCGTGGATGATAGATATGGGTAAAAACTCTGGAAAATtcatgaaaaaattgacaCCAGAAGAAAGTGCTGCCTCTACACAAAAGCATCGTATGAAAACCATTGAAGAGTTTTGCAGGGAATACAATATAGTAGAAAAGCCCAGTAAGCAATATTTTAAGTGGAAAAGGCTGCCAGATATTATTAGAAACTACAGATATCCTAAAAGCATACAAAACTCACAGGAACTTATTGACCAAGAAATGCAGAGTAGGGAATGCttaattcattttttaagtGGTGTGCTTAATTTAAATCCATTGGAAAGGTGGACACCACAGCAAGCCATGCTACATCCTTTCATAACAAAGCAGGAATTCACAGGTGAGTGGTTCCCTCCAGGATCGTCTTTACCAGGGCCATCAGAAAAACATGATAATACAAAAGGTCGGCAAAACGATCACAGAAGCACGAGGGACTCTAAAAACAACGCAAACCGCAATTATGTCTACAATTCTAGTTCTGCCACTGGCGGCACTGATAGTGTCGATATTGGTGCTATCAGTAAGAGGAAGGAGAACGTATCTAGCGACATTCCTAATGATTATGCTGTAACTCATTCTGTCCAAGAAGGGCCAACAAGTGCATTTAATAAGCTTCACATTGTCGAAGAATAG